One part of the Caproiciproducens sp. CPB-2 genome encodes these proteins:
- a CDS encoding PfkB family carbohydrate kinase gives MTNREQEIIDLIRKNPMITQNELSEKLSITRSSVAVHITNLMKKGVIKGKCYLLDDEPYVCVVGGANIDIQGFPGEQLIMNDSNPGKVKISHGGVGRNIAENISRLGVAARLITAVGNDDYGRGLLEAAGSCGMDMKHSLISDESPTSIYLSILDEEGDMKVAIAQMHVLEKITPEFIENRRQLIKRARLCVIDTNLPEKTLVFLTQEFPEMDFYLDTVSTAKAVKVKNILGRLHTIKPNRLESEKLTGIKITDEGSLRRSGEFFLKQGVRRAVISLGGRGTYYRDEKNEFILETEKAKVVNATGAGDAFMAGLVYGSLNKMSPEETIRFSAAASKLALRHENTINPDMSVKNIQKLMEETYHVKRLS, from the coding sequence TTGACAAACAGGGAACAGGAAATTATTGATCTGATCCGGAAAAATCCGATGATTACGCAGAACGAGCTGTCGGAAAAGCTTTCCATTACGCGTTCTTCCGTCGCGGTGCACATCACCAACCTGATGAAAAAGGGCGTGATCAAAGGGAAATGCTATCTTTTGGACGACGAACCGTATGTCTGCGTGGTCGGCGGGGCAAATATCGACATTCAGGGCTTCCCCGGCGAACAGCTGATCATGAACGACTCCAATCCCGGCAAGGTGAAGATTTCGCACGGGGGCGTCGGCCGGAATATCGCCGAGAACATCAGCAGGCTGGGCGTCGCCGCCCGGCTGATCACCGCGGTCGGCAACGACGACTACGGCCGGGGGCTGCTGGAAGCCGCCGGGAGCTGCGGAATGGATATGAAGCATTCGCTGATATCGGACGAATCCCCCACTTCCATTTACCTTTCCATTCTCGACGAGGAGGGCGACATGAAGGTCGCGATCGCCCAGATGCACGTGCTGGAAAAGATCACCCCCGAATTTATTGAAAACCGCAGGCAGCTGATCAAGCGTGCGCGGCTTTGCGTCATTGACACGAACCTGCCGGAAAAGACCCTCGTTTTCCTGACACAGGAGTTCCCGGAAATGGATTTTTACCTGGACACGGTTTCCACCGCGAAGGCGGTCAAGGTGAAAAACATTCTGGGCCGCCTGCACACGATTAAGCCGAACCGGCTGGAATCGGAAAAGCTGACGGGAATCAAAATCACGGACGAGGGCAGCCTGCGCCGGTCGGGAGAGTTCTTTCTGAAACAGGGCGTCCGGCGCGCAGTGATTTCGCTCGGCGGCAGGGGGACCTATTACCGCGACGAAAAAAACGAATTCATTCTGGAAACGGAAAAGGCGAAGGTGGTAAACGCCACCGGCGCGGGGGACGCATTTATGGCCGGGCTGGTCTACGGAAGCCTGAACAAAATGAGCCCGGAGGAAACCATCCGCTTTTCGGCGGCGGCTTCCAAGCTCGCGCTTCGCCACGAAAACACGATCAACCCGGATATGTCCGTCAAAAATATTCAAAAGCTTATGGAGGAAACGTACCATGTTAAAAGACTATCTTGA
- a CDS encoding class II fructose-bisphosphate aldolase, with translation MLVTTKKMLNDARDGGYAVGAFNAENAEMVWAIVNAAEELKAPVIIQTTSSTLKYFPPAYFAQLAKAAAESVGVPVAIHLDHGASFELAKECIDSGYTSVMIDGSALPYGENVRVTQKVRDYADNFGIPVESELGKIGGKEDDTESDEDQYTDPGQAADFVNRTGISSLAVAIGTAHGIYAKKPVLDFNRAALIRKVVSIPLVMHGASGLSDDALREGVEKGMSKINFATELRIAFTDAVKAHMAEHPNDFDPKKYMGPARIAVKELVKAKIRVCGSAGKA, from the coding sequence ATGCTGGTAACTACCAAAAAAATGCTCAACGACGCCAGAGACGGCGGATACGCGGTGGGCGCTTTCAACGCGGAAAACGCCGAAATGGTCTGGGCCATTGTCAACGCCGCGGAAGAACTGAAAGCCCCCGTCATCATTCAGACCACATCCTCGACCTTAAAATATTTTCCGCCCGCCTATTTCGCACAGCTGGCGAAGGCGGCCGCCGAGTCCGTCGGCGTGCCGGTGGCCATCCATCTCGACCATGGCGCGAGCTTCGAGCTGGCGAAGGAATGCATCGACAGCGGCTACACCTCCGTCATGATCGACGGCTCCGCCCTTCCCTACGGGGAAAATGTCCGCGTTACGCAGAAGGTGCGCGATTACGCGGATAATTTCGGCATTCCGGTCGAATCCGAGCTGGGAAAAATCGGCGGCAAGGAAGACGACACCGAGAGCGACGAGGACCAGTACACCGACCCCGGCCAGGCCGCGGATTTCGTGAACCGCACCGGGATTTCCTCTCTGGCCGTCGCCATCGGAACCGCTCACGGCATCTACGCCAAAAAGCCGGTGCTCGACTTCAACCGCGCCGCCCTGATCCGGAAAGTGGTCTCCATCCCGCTGGTCATGCACGGCGCTTCCGGCCTTTCCGACGACGCGCTGCGCGAGGGCGTGGAAAAGGGCATGTCCAAGATCAACTTCGCCACCGAGCTGCGCATCGCGTTTACCGACGCGGTCAAAGCGCACATGGCGGAGCACCCGAACGACTTTGACCCGAAAAAATACATGGGCCCCGCCCGTATTGCCGTAAAGGAACTGGTAAAAGCGAAAATCCGGGTTTGCGGCAGCGCGGGAAAAGCATAA
- a CDS encoding pseudouridine-5'-phosphate glycosidase produces MLKDYLEINPGVQKALDAGKPVVALESTIISHGMPYPQNVETARNVEKIVREHGAEPATIAIIGGKIKIGLTDGELEHLGTAKNVIKTSRRDIPFVIAKKADGAATVATTMILAALAGIRVFVTGGIGGVHRGAPESFDISADLEELARTNVAVVCAGAKSILDLKLTLEYLETRGVPVVGFGTDELPAFYTRKSGFQVDYRVDSAKELAQAVKVKWEMGINGGLVIANPIPEQYQMDKAVIDRAIDEALADAAREGVKGKETTPYLLAKIKEITGGDSLDSNIQLIYNNAVVGANLAVELAKLQ; encoded by the coding sequence ATGTTAAAAGACTATCTTGAAATCAATCCCGGCGTACAGAAGGCTCTGGATGCCGGAAAGCCCGTCGTCGCTCTGGAATCCACCATCATTTCCCACGGCATGCCCTACCCGCAGAATGTGGAAACAGCGCGCAACGTGGAAAAAATCGTCCGTGAGCACGGCGCGGAGCCCGCCACCATCGCGATCATCGGCGGAAAGATCAAAATCGGCCTGACCGACGGCGAACTGGAACACCTGGGCACGGCGAAAAACGTCATCAAGACCAGCAGAAGGGATATCCCCTTCGTCATCGCCAAAAAAGCGGACGGCGCCGCCACGGTGGCGACCACCATGATTCTGGCGGCGCTGGCGGGCATCAGGGTCTTTGTCACCGGCGGCATCGGCGGCGTACACCGCGGCGCACCGGAAAGCTTCGACATTTCCGCCGACCTTGAGGAGCTTGCAAGAACCAACGTCGCGGTCGTCTGCGCGGGCGCAAAGTCCATTCTCGACCTGAAGCTGACGCTGGAATATCTGGAAACCCGCGGCGTGCCGGTCGTCGGCTTCGGCACGGACGAGCTGCCCGCTTTCTACACCAGAAAGAGCGGATTTCAGGTAGACTACCGCGTCGACTCCGCAAAAGAGCTGGCACAGGCGGTCAAGGTCAAATGGGAAATGGGCATCAACGGCGGTCTGGTGATCGCGAACCCGATTCCCGAGCAGTACCAGATGGACAAAGCGGTCATCGACAGGGCCATCGACGAAGCTTTGGCGGACGCCGCGCGCGAAGGCGTCAAGGGCAAGGAAACCACTCCTTACCTGCTGGCCAAGATCAAGGAAATCACCGGCGGCGACAGTCTGGATTCCAACATCCAGCTAATTTACAACAACGCCGTCGTCGGCGCGAACCTCGCGGTGGAGCTCGCGAAGCTGCAGTAA